The DNA segment CGCTATTACGAAACACAAGGTATACTTAAAGTACCTAAAGATAGTAATGGTTATCGCTATTTTGATAAGCAAACAATCAAAAATTTAAAATTAATATGTAATTTAAAGTTATTCCATCTATCTTTGGAAGAGATTAAATACATCGTATATTTATTTAATCAACCTATTTCTGTTGAATGCAACATGGCTTCTAGTGATTACCTAGGAAATAAAATTGAGGAATTAGAGCAACACATTAATCTGCAAAGGCATATATTAAATCAATTCAAGCAAATTAATGTTTTATGTAAAGACATGAAATATCAAGAAAATGAAGAGATCATATTGGATTTACTCGAGCGAGGTGATACTAAATGATTAGTATTATTTATGCTGGCAACCGAGACGGTGTATGTGCGGAATTATTTAAAAACATCCGTACTCATATCAACTTCTCACAAACGGTCAATGTTATTGATTTACAGTGTAATCAATATGATTTTCGCCTAACTCAAGGTTATCATCAACCATTATCGGAAACATGGAAACAACATATTCAAATAATGGAACAGAGTGATACTCTGATTTTTATTTATCCTCTCTATTGGTTCAATATGCCAATGTTATTGAAAGGATTTGTTGATACGACCTTTTGGCCTGATTACGCTTTTAGTTTTAAAGATAAAAAGTTTTTAAAAAATGGGTTATGGAAAGATAAAAAGGCAATTATTATCTATACTTTAGGTGGCAGCGAATGGTTTCACCGCTTAAATAAACGTCTAGGTTATCGTGTACTTAAATATCCCTTAAATATTTCAGGTATATTTGATATTACAACTTTCTATATCGATAATTTAAATCGGTCGGCTACTCACAGTACTCATGTTCAAAAACGAATTAACACGATTACTCATAAAGTTACTAAGCTAATTTAATTGGATATTTTAAGTTTCACTAAGAGTATAAAATTCAAATTGCCTAGAAAGAAAAGTCCCTAATTGTTAGATATAGAATATATACACTCAACTAACACATACAAAAAGGTTCTTGAATAACATATAAGATCTAAGTATAGTTTGCGAGACACCTAAGGGAGAAGGATGAGTGTCGAGACCGAGGCTCGACCCAGCCCCCTAGGTAAGCGAGCAACAATATTATTAAAGTAATTTTTATCATCTTCAATAAGAATCACCATACCTAGTAACGTCGGTAAGTGTCTCTATATACGAAGTATTAATATATAGTTAAGCCCATCAAAGATTAAAGAATCTTTGATGGGCTTATTGCTAGTATTTATGTTTTAGCTTCTTTATTCATTATTTCAAATTTCTTTTATACACGGTTTTTCCTTCTACAACACTGATAAAGTATTGTATGTTGTTTGTTAAGTCTACGAGAGACACGTAACCTTGATGACCTGCACCTGTGTCGATACACATCGAATCTTTATCAATATAAACCTCATCTAATTCACAGCCATATCGAAATGTTGGTACGTGGCCATGAATAATTTTATGGCCTTTGTATTTGCGTGCGAGTGGCACATTTTCATGTCCTGTCACGTGAGCTTGAACTTGGTTGTCTAATGGACGTCCGGCCTCAATGCCTGCATGTACAAACAGATATGACGAATCCATAGCAAGTGTTTTCATTTTCTTAATAAAAGGGAGCCACGGTTGTACATTTGGTTGATCACTTTGTAGCCATTTCATTTCGTGGTTGCCGAGTAATACGGTCGCTCCCTGTTGATGTAAATCTTTGATAATACGTAGTGTACCGACTGAACTGGGTCCTTTGTTGACGTAATCTCCTAATAAATATAATCGATCTACATCCGCATCATAGCCTGCTTTTTTTAGTAACTTTACGAATAAAGTACCGTAACCATGGATATCTGATGATACGAATAGCCTGCTTTGATATCCTATCGTTGATACCCCCTCAATCGTTCATACACTATAACTTTATTACTTTAATGATTTTTTACGTTGCCAACGTTCCATCGCAATTAA comes from the Staphylococcus hsinchuensis genome and includes:
- a CDS encoding NAD(P)H-dependent oxidoreductase; amino-acid sequence: MISIIYAGNRDGVCAELFKNIRTHINFSQTVNVIDLQCNQYDFRLTQGYHQPLSETWKQHIQIMEQSDTLIFIYPLYWFNMPMLLKGFVDTTFWPDYAFSFKDKKFLKNGLWKDKKAIIIYTLGGSEWFHRLNKRLGYRVLKYPLNISGIFDITTFYIDNLNRSATHSTHVQKRINTITHKVTKLI
- a CDS encoding metallophosphoesterase, which translates into the protein MEGVSTIGYQSRLFVSSDIHGYGTLFVKLLKKAGYDADVDRLYLLGDYVNKGPSSVGTLRIIKDLHQQGATVLLGNHEMKWLQSDQPNVQPWLPFIKKMKTLAMDSSYLFVHAGIEAGRPLDNQVQAHVTGHENVPLARKYKGHKIIHGHVPTFRYGCELDEVYIDKDSMCIDTGAGHQGYVSLVDLTNNIQYFISVVEGKTVYKRNLK
- a CDS encoding MerR family transcriptional regulator — translated: MYIGEVANQLGIKKSMIRYYETQGILKVPKDSNGYRYFDKQTIKNLKLICNLKLFHLSLEEIKYIVYLFNQPISVECNMASSDYLGNKIEELEQHINLQRHILNQFKQINVLCKDMKYQENEEIILDLLERGDTK